Proteins from a genomic interval of Synechococcus sp. A15-28:
- a CDS encoding glutathione S-transferase family protein: MTLTLYGGPRTRASMPRWYLEEKGIPYELKELDLRGNQHRQPEYLAINPFGKLPALVDTSCQGMDGQPLTLFESGAILLHLAEHHAGEITSASQRSLIAQWLLFANATLAIALFVPSNREREFPRLMEELNRQLAPGRPLVGDHWGAADCAVTAYLAYLPIFFPQEDLSPYPAIQSLITSTQQRPAYRKVMGMA, translated from the coding sequence ATGACCCTCACCCTTTACGGCGGTCCCCGAACGCGAGCCTCGATGCCGCGTTGGTACCTCGAGGAGAAGGGAATTCCCTATGAGCTGAAGGAGTTGGACCTGCGGGGAAACCAGCACCGTCAGCCGGAGTATCTGGCGATCAATCCATTCGGAAAGTTGCCGGCTCTGGTGGACACGTCCTGTCAGGGAATGGACGGCCAACCGCTGACGTTGTTCGAATCGGGGGCCATCCTCTTGCATCTGGCGGAGCACCATGCCGGTGAGATCACATCGGCATCGCAACGGTCGCTGATCGCGCAATGGCTGTTGTTTGCCAACGCGACTCTGGCCATTGCCCTGTTCGTGCCCAGCAACCGTGAACGGGAGTTCCCGAGGTTGATGGAGGAACTGAACCGCCAACTCGCGCCTGGTCGACCCCTTGTGGGGGATCACTGGGGTGCTGCTGATTGTGCGGTGACGGCCTATCTGGCTTACTTGCCGATCTTCTTTCCCCAGGAGGATCTTTCCCCCTATCCGGCGATTCAGAGCCTGATCACCAGCACGCAGCAGCGACCGGCCTACCGCAAGGTGATGGGCATGGCTTGA
- a CDS encoding Rieske 2Fe-2S domain-containing protein has product MHPTWTEQWWPISYLTDLDPKRPNRFTLLERDLVIWWDRMEDCWRVFPDVCPHRLVPLSEGRINEAGQLECPYHGWSFDGEGQCRLIPQALENTQPDSRRSRCASLPTASTQGLLFVWMGAPDSADPKQLPLVPALEENPDSWTVQDTFRDLPMDAVTLLENVLDVSHVPFTHHKTVGKRDNAAPVEATITEEDASGFRAYWEEGPRRGKLGAQSTTFLAPQLMWHDLTAKGFGRILTVVYAVPIRRGECRLFARFPFQFQSALPRLLIGLRPRWLQHIGNHKVLEDDQVFLHWQERTLAAAGGSAFAERAFFLPTAADVYVAALHRWINNNGGEPFAGQPLPDRQPTEALMDRYHSHTIHCRSCSTALIWIRRAQPVCWGLLWAGAILIGLNGGWWLISIGLIVSATGALGLRQTKRWERGLLVGDGQAPRNQST; this is encoded by the coding sequence ATGCATCCCACCTGGACAGAGCAGTGGTGGCCGATCAGCTACCTGACGGATCTGGATCCGAAACGGCCCAATCGCTTCACCCTGCTGGAGCGCGATCTGGTCATCTGGTGGGACCGCATGGAGGACTGCTGGCGCGTCTTTCCCGACGTCTGTCCCCATCGGCTCGTTCCCTTGAGTGAGGGGCGCATCAACGAGGCAGGTCAGCTCGAATGCCCGTACCACGGTTGGAGTTTCGACGGTGAGGGCCAGTGTCGTCTGATCCCCCAGGCCCTGGAGAACACCCAACCGGACAGTCGGCGCTCCCGCTGCGCCAGCCTGCCGACCGCCAGCACTCAAGGGCTGCTGTTTGTGTGGATGGGCGCCCCGGACAGCGCAGATCCCAAGCAACTGCCGCTGGTGCCGGCACTGGAGGAGAACCCCGACAGCTGGACGGTGCAGGACACGTTCCGCGACCTGCCCATGGACGCCGTCACCCTGCTGGAGAACGTGCTGGATGTGAGCCACGTGCCCTTCACCCACCACAAAACCGTTGGCAAGCGGGACAACGCAGCACCGGTGGAGGCCACGATCACGGAGGAAGACGCCAGCGGCTTCAGGGCTTACTGGGAGGAGGGGCCACGGCGGGGCAAGCTCGGCGCCCAGTCCACCACCTTCCTGGCACCGCAGCTGATGTGGCACGACCTCACCGCCAAGGGTTTCGGTCGCATCCTCACCGTGGTTTACGCCGTACCGATCCGTCGCGGCGAATGCCGCCTGTTTGCGCGTTTCCCGTTCCAGTTCCAGTCAGCTCTGCCAAGGCTGCTGATCGGTCTGCGACCCCGCTGGCTGCAGCACATCGGCAACCACAAGGTGCTGGAGGACGATCAGGTCTTCCTGCACTGGCAGGAGCGCACCCTGGCAGCCGCAGGGGGCAGTGCGTTCGCCGAACGGGCTTTTTTCCTGCCGACGGCTGCAGACGTCTACGTGGCTGCGTTGCATCGCTGGATCAACAACAACGGCGGCGAGCCGTTTGCCGGCCAGCCGCTGCCAGACCGTCAGCCGACAGAGGCGTTGATGGACCGTTACCACTCCCACACCATCCACTGCCGCAGCTGCTCAACAGCGCTGATCTGGATCCGTCGGGCTCAACCGGTCTGCTGGGGGTTGTTGTGGGCAGGAGCCATTCTCATTGGCCTCAATGGAGGCTGGTGGCTCATCAGCATCGGCCTGATCGTCAGTGCCACCGGAGCCCTCGGCCTGAGGCAGACCAAGCGCTGGGAACGAGGTCTGCTGGTCGGCGATGGCCAGGCGCCACGGAATCAATCGACCTGA